A section of the Roseivirga sp. BDSF3-8 genome encodes:
- a CDS encoding M57 family metalloprotease — protein sequence MTRFFNTKNLSIVAAGCMTFFSCSEDAENVTPYELPQDVLSQIEQAGFSTEGAMSFRDGYLVEGDIYLTGADLQNMSPATPIAAAEQYSTNNLVSTNGSRVITVYAAEGGSKGYSAGMIAGLDEAIRRYNAENLEITFQRISTDNADITMTRLRKGEERRGILGSAGFPTSAGDPYGEIKMSGILESSYGLGTNGIATIIAHEMGHCIGFRHTDFFDRSISCGGSTSNEGASTVGANHIPGTPTGASASAKSFMLACTDGGDRPFNNDDKTALNYLY from the coding sequence ATGACAAGATTCTTTAACACCAAAAATCTATCAATTGTAGCTGCTGGCTGCATGACTTTTTTCTCTTGTTCTGAAGATGCGGAGAATGTTACTCCTTATGAGCTTCCTCAGGACGTTCTATCTCAGATTGAGCAAGCTGGCTTTAGCACCGAAGGGGCCATGTCTTTCCGTGATGGATATCTTGTAGAAGGTGATATTTACCTTACCGGTGCAGATCTGCAAAATATGAGCCCTGCTACTCCTATAGCAGCTGCTGAGCAGTACAGCACTAATAATCTGGTTAGCACCAATGGATCACGCGTCATCACTGTTTATGCTGCCGAAGGTGGAAGCAAAGGATATAGCGCTGGTATGATCGCCGGTCTTGACGAGGCTATTCGTCGCTATAACGCTGAAAACCTTGAGATTACTTTCCAGCGTATTTCTACTGATAATGCTGACATTACAATGACTCGTCTTCGCAAAGGTGAAGAACGTCGTGGTATTCTTGGTTCTGCCGGTTTCCCCACTTCTGCTGGTGATCCTTATGGAGAAATCAAGATGAGCGGTATCCTTGAGTCTTCTTACGGACTGGGAACTAACGGTATTGCAACTATCATTGCCCACGAGATGGGGCACTGCATCGGTTTCCGCCATACTGACTTCTTTGACCGCAGCATATCTTGCGGTGGTTCTACTTCTAATGAAGGGGCAAGCACAGTAGGTGCAAATCACATCCCAGGTACACCTACTGGTGCATCTGCTTCAGCCAAATCTTTCATGCTTGCTTGTACTGACGGCGGTGACCGTCCTTTCAACAACGATGACAAGACGGCCCTGAACTACCTGTACTAA
- a CDS encoding ArsR/SmtB family transcription factor, translated as MGVTRKELFTEGQNKLASLAKVISHPARVAIIEHLLKSKQCINSDLVTETGLAQATVSQHLRELKEAGIIRGTIEGTSVSYCLDPEGWKLMSREFNRLFSRFSPDEAPGCC; from the coding sequence ATGGGAGTAACCAGAAAAGAGCTCTTTACAGAAGGACAGAATAAGCTGGCAAGCCTGGCAAAGGTCATTAGTCACCCGGCGAGGGTGGCTATAATAGAGCACTTGCTGAAATCCAAACAGTGCATTAACAGTGACCTGGTAACGGAAACAGGTTTGGCGCAGGCAACGGTAAGCCAACACTTGCGCGAACTGAAAGAAGCAGGCATTATCAGGGGCACAATAGAAGGTACCTCGGTAAGCTACTGTCTGGACCCTGAGGGGTGGAAATTAATGAGTAGGGAATTTAACAGGCTCTTTAGCCGCTTCTCTCCGGATGAGGCTCCCGGTTGCTGCTGA
- a CDS encoding Hsp20/alpha crystallin family protein translates to MALVKFNNDRLFPFGTAFDDFFNMELGNWKNRNFSSTDTTLPAVNIKEDDDGFTVEMAAPGMKKDDFKIDLENNLLTIASEKKEEKKEDKGKYSRKEFSYCSFQRAFTLPDSADNDKIGAKYENGVLFISIPKKEEAKPVPPRQISIA, encoded by the coding sequence ATGGCACTTGTTAAATTCAACAACGACAGGCTCTTTCCTTTCGGAACTGCATTCGACGACTTCTTCAATATGGAGTTGGGCAACTGGAAGAACAGAAACTTTTCATCTACTGACACCACCCTACCCGCGGTGAATATTAAAGAAGATGATGATGGCTTTACCGTAGAGATGGCTGCTCCCGGGATGAAAAAGGATGATTTTAAAATAGACCTGGAGAATAACCTGCTTACGATAGCCTCTGAAAAGAAAGAGGAGAAGAAAGAAGATAAAGGAAAATACAGTAGAAAGGAGTTTTCATACTGTTCATTCCAGCGGGCATTTACCCTGCCTGATAGCGCTGATAACGACAAAATCGGGGCGAAATATGAAAACGGTGTATTGTTTATTAGTATTCCTAAGAAGGAAGAAGCAAAGCCGGTGCCGCCTCGGCAGATCAGTATTGCGTAA
- a CDS encoding DUF3891 family protein yields the protein MIVNMKEKGWEIIFQRAHGLLAAKLADKIREELWPPPQYRVDTLAAIAEHDDGQPGWEGKNHISDTGAPLNFTFHGVDLKQARKVVQNGIYKSKWIALLTSMHTSSLYAPFADREEVATFLNEQEAHQKKLRHYLSISKEEVEKHYKLMRWCDEFSLILCQDRIPKGGKKLEIGKLPDGTSRWVYAKESLLVVTPWCFEEKEVEVYTEARGLEKLSFRDDKELLAAIRAEKPYYKKWTLVPN from the coding sequence ATGATTGTCAATATGAAAGAGAAAGGCTGGGAAATAATATTCCAGCGAGCCCATGGCTTATTAGCTGCTAAGCTGGCTGACAAAATCAGAGAAGAGCTATGGCCTCCGCCTCAGTACCGTGTAGATACACTCGCAGCCATAGCTGAGCACGATGACGGTCAGCCAGGCTGGGAGGGGAAGAATCATATTTCTGACACTGGGGCCCCACTGAATTTCACATTTCACGGGGTAGACCTGAAGCAGGCAAGAAAGGTAGTACAAAATGGTATCTATAAAAGTAAGTGGATTGCCCTGCTTACTTCAATGCACACTTCATCCCTCTATGCTCCCTTTGCAGATCGTGAAGAGGTAGCCACTTTCTTAAATGAACAGGAGGCTCACCAGAAAAAGCTGAGGCATTACCTGAGCATATCCAAAGAGGAGGTAGAAAAGCACTATAAGCTTATGCGGTGGTGTGATGAATTTTCGTTGATCCTATGCCAGGACCGGATTCCTAAAGGAGGGAAAAAGCTGGAGATCGGTAAACTCCCTGACGGAACATCGCGCTGGGTGTATGCTAAAGAAAGTCTCCTGGTAGTAACCCCTTGGTGTTTTGAGGAAAAAGAGGTGGAAGTATATACAGAAGCGCGGGGCCTGGAGAAACTATCTTTTCGTGACGATAAGGAATTGCTGGCGGCCATCCGTGCAGAGAAACCTTATTATAAAAAGTGGACCCTGGTTCCCAATTGA
- the cydB gene encoding cytochrome d ubiquinol oxidase subunit II, whose protein sequence is MDYNVLWFLIIGFLLVGYAILDGFDLGVGALHLFARGDHNRRLLLNSIGPVWDGNEVWLVTAGGALFAAFPHVYATAFSSFYLPFMLLLVALIFRAVSIEFRSKEPGAAWRNAWDRGFSIGSIVAALLFGIAIGNVILGFPIGADKEFKGTFFDLISGYSLLTGLFNLVMFTMHGAIYLTLKTEGKLREQVRGWAWRAYFLFVSLYAILTAITLYLRPEMLANFSFGYIEPTGTIHPLIKEYQVLISLIAWIVVALNFLAILNISRTLSRHKYMQAFISSALMMASIILFFALGLFPNMMVSNIDTLYNLDIYNSASSAYTLRVMFILALIGLPFVIGYTSIIYWTYRGVTRLTDSSY, encoded by the coding sequence ATGGACTATAACGTACTCTGGTTTCTTATCATTGGGTTTTTGCTCGTAGGGTATGCCATACTTGACGGGTTTGATCTTGGAGTCGGTGCCCTGCACCTTTTTGCCCGAGGAGACCATAACCGTCGTCTGCTGCTTAACAGCATCGGCCCCGTATGGGACGGGAATGAAGTATGGCTTGTCACCGCCGGGGGCGCTTTGTTCGCTGCCTTCCCCCACGTGTACGCGACCGCCTTCAGCAGCTTTTACCTGCCTTTTATGCTCCTGCTCGTAGCCCTCATATTCAGGGCCGTTTCCATAGAGTTCAGAAGTAAAGAACCCGGGGCCGCCTGGCGCAATGCATGGGACCGCGGCTTTTCCATAGGCAGTATTGTAGCTGCTCTACTCTTCGGTATAGCCATTGGTAACGTTATCCTCGGTTTCCCCATCGGCGCCGATAAAGAGTTTAAAGGCACCTTTTTTGATCTTATCAGCGGATACTCCTTACTTACAGGCTTATTCAACCTTGTCATGTTTACCATGCACGGTGCTATCTACCTCACCCTAAAGACCGAGGGCAAGCTGCGCGAACAGGTCAGAGGCTGGGCATGGCGCGCCTACTTCCTCTTTGTGTCCCTCTATGCCATACTTACCGCTATCACACTCTACCTCAGACCTGAAATGCTCGCCAATTTTAGCTTTGGCTATATTGAGCCTACCGGCACCATCCACCCCCTTATTAAAGAATATCAGGTGCTCATCTCCCTCATCGCATGGATAGTCGTAGCGCTAAACTTTCTGGCCATTCTCAACATCTCCCGTACCCTTTCCAGGCACAAATACATGCAGGCATTTATCAGTAGTGCTCTCATGATGGCCTCAATCATCTTGTTTTTTGCCCTGGGGCTTTTTCCTAATATGATGGTGTCAAATATTGACACACTCTACAACCTGGACATCTATAACAGTGCCTCATCAGCCTATACACTGCGGGTCATGTTCATACTGGCACTCATAGGTCTTCCCTTCGTGATCGGCTATACCTCCATTATTTACTGGACCTACCGGGGAGTCACCAGACTTACAGACAGTAGTTACTAG
- a CDS encoding DUF421 domain-containing protein: protein MPIITEIPASWFFSDWQTLLKTLVVGLIGYVFLVILLRVSGKRTLSKLNAFDLVVTIAFGSVMATSFLSSTISVAQVVLTYGILIYMQYLLTYLSVRTKKFQRLIKSSPTLLYYRGHYLEKALRGERMAKAELRSAVRQHGISRMDDVAAIVLEADGSLSIISELHETQNEALLGLDNADHILDNENLKNSPITVKEDT, encoded by the coding sequence ATGCCTATTATCACAGAAATACCTGCCTCCTGGTTCTTTTCCGACTGGCAAACCCTACTTAAAACACTGGTAGTAGGGCTCATTGGCTACGTATTCCTTGTCATTCTGCTACGGGTCTCAGGTAAACGGACACTGAGCAAGCTAAATGCCTTCGATCTTGTAGTGACCATTGCTTTTGGGTCAGTGATGGCCACCAGTTTTCTTAGTAGTACGATAAGCGTAGCCCAAGTGGTGCTAACATACGGGATACTCATTTACATGCAGTATCTGCTGACGTATTTATCGGTTCGTACAAAAAAATTTCAGCGGCTTATTAAAAGCTCGCCTACCCTGCTGTATTACAGGGGGCATTATCTTGAAAAGGCATTGAGGGGGGAGAGAATGGCAAAAGCTGAACTGCGCTCTGCTGTAAGGCAGCACGGAATATCCCGAATGGACGATGTGGCAGCAATTGTGCTGGAGGCAGATGGCAGCCTCAGCATTATCTCAGAACTGCACGAGACACAAAATGAGGCGCTGCTGGGTCTGGATAATGCAGATCATATTCTGGATAACGAAAACCTTAAGAACAGCCCCATCACAGTTAAAGAAGATACATAA
- a CDS encoding PAS domain-containing protein, which translates to MIPGKAWKIVILYLIGGVLLLETLRYLLLQVFPFGSPVLLYLCAMVLIVLFLTMAIRYHFSLLSSSPPCTRNTQNNNATSAYAAIYDSDMPFFWISEEGRFTNANLAFCNLFGYSVEELRAVDPNTLHKYNGSDFEELWRLCEKKTKVQLELEGIRKSGDVFPYSLSAFFIEDNHIRLMCGFCQDISERVRHEQAIEENEKRMKLSMEAANEGLWDWDLQKKSIYYDDRCFRMLGFAPNDLLPAKNIWAAIVHPADRFRVLREINGYLDADHLFSIEFRVKSNEDTYKWVNCRGKVVERNPEGRAIRLMGTYVDISLNKKNENAALEAAVHLKIAMEATRQGLWEFDPDTKELYYSDEYYLLLGYQPGGFEPTPEMARKMIHPDDIIQLDSDYHDFINGKSGSYSSTYRVRCHNNTYKWVHSRANFMNTENGTRKMVGIIVDIHNQKVNEMRLKHQNQQLIDYAFFNSHRLRAPLARVMGLAELIKQDVEHPLMPKLLESASELDNVTRDINHILSHDFAAETFNDYTQDQIRNILLVDDDKVSHFLHERIIKSRKADVETLAYDRPREALEHLIEGKVNPDICLLDINMPIIDGFDFLEEMKKSGIDLPVYMLTSSINTEDVRRSKAFKNVRGFITKPLTQETVDKIFNMTEAHTTAGQ; encoded by the coding sequence ATGATTCCCGGTAAGGCCTGGAAAATAGTTATACTTTATCTGATAGGCGGAGTCCTTCTTCTTGAGACCCTGCGCTATTTATTGCTACAAGTGTTTCCTTTCGGAAGCCCCGTGTTGCTATACCTATGTGCCATGGTGCTCATCGTACTGTTTCTTACCATGGCCATACGGTACCATTTTTCCCTTCTGTCCTCATCCCCGCCGTGCACCCGCAATACCCAAAACAATAATGCCACCAGCGCCTACGCTGCTATCTATGATTCAGATATGCCCTTTTTCTGGATCAGTGAAGAAGGCAGGTTTACCAATGCCAACCTTGCTTTCTGCAACCTATTCGGTTATTCAGTAGAAGAGTTGCGGGCCGTGGATCCTAACACCCTTCATAAATATAACGGCTCAGACTTCGAAGAATTATGGCGCCTCTGTGAAAAAAAGACAAAGGTTCAGCTTGAGCTGGAAGGTATCCGAAAATCTGGTGATGTTTTCCCATATAGTCTCAGCGCCTTCTTTATAGAAGACAACCACATCAGACTCATGTGCGGTTTTTGTCAGGATATTTCCGAAAGAGTCAGGCACGAGCAAGCCATTGAAGAGAATGAGAAACGGATGAAGCTCTCTATGGAAGCCGCCAATGAGGGACTATGGGATTGGGACCTTCAGAAAAAGTCCATCTACTACGACGATCGCTGCTTCAGAATGCTTGGCTTCGCTCCCAATGACCTCTTGCCTGCTAAGAATATTTGGGCAGCCATAGTACATCCGGCAGACCGGTTCAGAGTGCTGCGGGAAATAAACGGATATCTCGATGCTGACCACTTGTTCAGTATCGAGTTTCGCGTCAAATCCAATGAAGACACATATAAATGGGTAAACTGTCGGGGTAAAGTAGTAGAGCGCAACCCGGAAGGACGCGCCATCAGGCTTATGGGAACCTATGTGGATATTTCCCTCAATAAGAAAAATGAAAATGCGGCCCTGGAGGCTGCCGTTCACCTTAAAATTGCCATGGAAGCCACCCGGCAGGGTCTTTGGGAATTTGATCCGGACACAAAGGAGCTTTATTACAGCGACGAATACTACCTCTTGCTTGGCTACCAGCCAGGCGGCTTTGAGCCTACCCCCGAAATGGCCCGCAAGATGATCCACCCCGACGATATTATCCAGTTGGATTCTGATTACCATGACTTTATCAACGGCAAAAGCGGTAGCTATTCAAGTACCTACCGGGTCAGGTGCCATAACAATACATATAAGTGGGTCCATAGCCGCGCCAACTTTATGAATACAGAAAATGGCACCCGTAAAATGGTAGGCATTATTGTAGACATTCATAATCAGAAAGTAAATGAGATGCGCCTGAAGCATCAGAACCAGCAGCTTATTGATTATGCTTTCTTTAATTCCCATAGGCTCAGAGCACCACTTGCCCGCGTGATGGGCCTTGCCGAGCTGATTAAGCAGGATGTGGAGCATCCCCTCATGCCTAAGCTACTTGAATCTGCCAGCGAACTGGATAATGTAACCAGAGACATTAACCACATCCTGAGTCACGATTTTGCGGCCGAGACGTTTAATGATTACACCCAGGACCAGATCAGGAACATACTGCTTGTAGATGATGATAAAGTCAGTCACTTCCTGCATGAGCGTATCATTAAATCCCGGAAAGCAGATGTGGAAACCCTGGCCTATGACAGGCCACGTGAAGCACTGGAGCACCTCATAGAAGGTAAAGTAAACCCCGATATCTGTCTGCTCGACATTAATATGCCGATAATTGATGGGTTCGATTTCCTCGAAGAAATGAAAAAGTCCGGGATCGATCTGCCGGTTTATATGCTTACATCCTCCATCAATACCGAGGACGTGCGTCGTAGCAAGGCTTTTAAAAATGTGAGAGGCTTCATCACCAAGCCCCTTACCCAGGAGACAGTAGACAAGATATTCAATATGACCGAGGCCCATACCACTGCAGGACAGTAG
- a CDS encoding M57 family metalloprotease: MKKLNFTAMFALIAGVFLFSCSQTTEEEVQPQNEVSPEVLDQLSQLGFNVNDNGTYKIDNGYIVEGDILLTEADLAGKLNASLVPTAAEEQYHTDFLVTGLPRTIDVFVSTSFSSKYFTAVDAAISRYNAESLRLSFRRVTSSSGADISIKPSPWYYSWYGILGSAGFPTSAGNPHNEILLTRAYYDGVSDIGALTTTIAHEMGHCIGFRHTDYFDRSYSCGGSTNNEGDGGVGANHIPGTPTGASVRSWMLACSDGTDRPFNSADKTALAYVY; the protein is encoded by the coding sequence ATGAAAAAACTAAATTTCACAGCTATGTTCGCACTCATCGCGGGTGTGTTCTTATTTTCATGCTCTCAAACTACCGAGGAAGAGGTTCAGCCTCAAAACGAGGTTTCTCCCGAAGTACTTGATCAGCTTAGCCAGCTAGGTTTCAATGTAAATGACAACGGAACCTACAAAATTGACAATGGCTACATCGTAGAGGGTGATATCCTTCTTACGGAAGCTGACCTGGCGGGTAAACTCAATGCCTCTTTGGTGCCTACCGCAGCAGAGGAGCAGTACCACACGGATTTTCTTGTAACTGGCCTGCCACGTACTATTGATGTATTCGTTAGCACCAGCTTCTCAAGCAAGTATTTTACGGCTGTTGATGCGGCTATCTCGCGTTACAATGCTGAGAGCCTTCGTCTTAGCTTCCGCAGAGTAACAAGCTCTTCAGGTGCTGATATTTCTATTAAGCCTTCTCCCTGGTACTACAGCTGGTATGGTATCCTCGGTTCTGCCGGTTTCCCTACTTCTGCTGGTAACCCTCACAACGAGATACTTCTTACTCGTGCGTACTATGATGGTGTTTCTGATATTGGAGCACTTACTACTACTATTGCTCACGAGATGGGTCACTGCATAGGATTCCGTCACACAGACTACTTCGACAGAAGCTATAGCTGTGGCGGTTCTACTAATAACGAAGGCGACGGTGGCGTAGGTGCTAACCACATTCCTGGCACGCCTACTGGTGCTTCTGTCAGGTCTTGGATGCTTGCCTGCTCTGACGGTACTGATCGTCCTTTCAACTCAGCAGACAAAACTGCTCTGGCTTACGTTTACTAA
- a CDS encoding protein-tyrosine-phosphatase → MKYSLSVIAVLMALCMWSCSSGDSKEKMSTRADDKQSSSEMRMYPPLEKYIGEITGDFDSISAERKNLLTEVSDYIRSKRKEGEAARLTFICTHNSRRSHMSQIWAATAARHYGIDNIITTFSGGTEATAFNPRAVAAMQRAGFTINNPGGENPPYEVTFSENGPEMICFSKKYDDMANPSSGFMAVMTCSDADENCPIIPGAEKRVPVTYEDPKAFDGTDREAIAYDERCRQIATEMFYVMSQV, encoded by the coding sequence ATGAAATACTCTCTGTCAGTAATTGCCGTATTAATGGCGCTATGTATGTGGAGTTGTAGCTCCGGTGATTCGAAAGAAAAAATGAGCACACGTGCAGATGACAAGCAATCTTCAAGTGAGATGAGAATGTATCCGCCTCTGGAAAAATATATTGGGGAGATCACAGGGGACTTCGATAGTATATCTGCCGAACGAAAAAATCTCCTGACAGAAGTATCTGACTATATCCGCTCTAAGCGAAAAGAGGGTGAGGCAGCCAGGCTAACATTTATATGTACACATAATAGCCGAAGGAGCCATATGAGCCAGATATGGGCGGCCACTGCAGCCAGGCATTATGGCATTGACAATATCATTACGACCTTCTCTGGAGGAACGGAGGCTACTGCTTTTAACCCAAGGGCAGTAGCTGCCATGCAGCGGGCAGGATTTACTATCAATAATCCGGGAGGTGAGAATCCGCCATATGAAGTCACCTTTTCGGAAAATGGACCGGAGATGATCTGCTTTTCTAAGAAATATGATGATATGGCTAATCCATCATCCGGTTTTATGGCAGTGATGACCTGCTCTGACGCAGACGAGAACTGCCCGATCATACCGGGAGCAGAAAAGAGGGTGCCTGTAACGTACGAGGACCCTAAGGCATTTGACGGCACGGACCGGGAAGCTATTGCTTATGATGAACGCTGCCGCCAGATTGCCACAGAGATGTTTTATGTCATGTCACAGGTTTAG
- a CDS encoding RNA recognition motif domain-containing protein: MNIFVAKLSSSTTSDDLRGLFEEFGEVSSANVIFDRETGNSKGFGFVEMSDDDEAYNAIDQLNETDFMSRTIVVKKARPRENGGGRPQGGGRFNQNRRY; encoded by the coding sequence ATGAACATTTTCGTAGCAAAGCTAAGCTCATCCACTACCAGCGATGACTTACGCGGATTATTCGAGGAGTTTGGCGAGGTAAGTTCAGCCAACGTTATTTTTGACAGAGAGACTGGTAACTCTAAAGGTTTCGGTTTCGTGGAGATGTCAGATGACGACGAGGCATACAACGCTATCGACCAACTCAATGAAACAGACTTTATGAGCCGCACAATTGTGGTTAAGAAAGCTCGTCCCAGAGAGAACGGCGGTGGTCGTCCTCAAGGTGGTGGCCGGTTCAATCAGAACAGAAGGTACTAA
- a CDS encoding mercuric reductase, which produces MDQFDLIIIGTGQGGVPLASAFAKKDKKVAIIERYLFGGSCVNFGCTPTKTMVASARTAWRSNHASRWGVHTGEVTVDFSRVMERKQEQIDQGRNGVKKAMEDEGNIEPVAGHARFLSSDTVEVTLSDGGIRTLKAPKIVINTGTRGLIPDVQGLDSVPYLTASSLMELKEQPRHLIVFGGGFLALEFGQLFRRLGSKVSIVEQSQQVSDREDREIADLIQEALTEEGVDIYCNSKPEKVSHADGMFSVEVKREGKSIKLSGSHLLVATGRRPNTDDLGLEAAGVITDDHGHIKVSDKLETNVPGIYAIGDVKGGPAFTHVSYDDFRVVSANLLEGANKTIAERTVPYAVFTDPQLGRVGLSESQARENGMDYKVAKLPMSKNSRAVETGLTRGLMKVIIDPADDKIIGVAMLGDQGGEMMTALQIAMHGGVPYTDIRDMMIAHPLYCESFNNLFQQVKSPGED; this is translated from the coding sequence ATGGACCAATTTGACCTGATAATTATAGGTACCGGTCAGGGAGGTGTGCCCCTGGCCTCAGCATTTGCCAAAAAAGATAAAAAAGTAGCCATAATCGAAAGATACCTCTTTGGCGGATCATGTGTCAACTTCGGCTGTACCCCCACCAAAACCATGGTGGCTTCTGCACGGACCGCATGGAGAAGCAACCACGCTTCACGCTGGGGAGTACACACAGGCGAGGTGACGGTAGACTTCTCCAGGGTCATGGAGCGGAAGCAAGAGCAGATAGACCAGGGCAGAAATGGAGTAAAAAAGGCCATGGAGGATGAGGGAAATATTGAACCCGTAGCCGGCCACGCCAGATTTCTCTCCTCCGACACCGTAGAGGTTACCCTAAGCGATGGCGGAATCCGTACCCTGAAAGCCCCTAAAATCGTGATCAACACAGGTACCCGAGGGCTTATACCCGATGTGCAGGGACTGGATTCAGTCCCCTATCTTACGGCATCTTCATTAATGGAATTAAAAGAACAGCCCCGGCACCTGATTGTCTTCGGCGGGGGATTCCTCGCCCTCGAGTTTGGGCAGCTATTTCGACGGCTCGGATCCAAAGTAAGTATAGTTGAGCAGAGCCAGCAGGTTTCTGACCGGGAAGACCGTGAAATCGCCGACCTCATCCAGGAGGCATTGACCGAAGAGGGCGTCGATATCTATTGTAACAGCAAGCCCGAAAAAGTAAGCCATGCCGATGGTATGTTTAGTGTAGAAGTAAAGAGGGAGGGGAAGAGCATAAAATTATCAGGCTCTCATTTGCTGGTAGCTACAGGCAGGCGACCCAATACGGATGACCTTGGGCTGGAGGCTGCAGGCGTAATCACCGATGACCATGGCCATATTAAAGTCAGTGATAAACTTGAAACTAACGTGCCGGGCATATATGCCATTGGTGATGTTAAAGGAGGTCCCGCTTTTACCCACGTCTCCTATGACGATTTCAGAGTGGTGAGCGCTAACCTCCTTGAGGGTGCTAATAAAACTATAGCAGAAAGGACGGTACCATACGCCGTTTTCACAGATCCGCAACTTGGCAGGGTCGGGCTTTCCGAATCCCAGGCCAGGGAAAATGGCATGGATTATAAAGTGGCTAAACTACCCATGAGTAAAAACTCAAGAGCCGTTGAAACCGGGCTTACCAGGGGACTGATGAAAGTCATTATAGACCCTGCTGATGATAAGATAATAGGCGTAGCCATGTTGGGAGACCAGGGAGGAGAGATGATGACCGCTTTGCAAATAGCCATGCACGGGGGCGTACCCTATACCGATATTCGTGATATGATGATTGCACATCCCCTGTATTGCGAAAGCTTCAATAACCTCTTTCAGCAAGTAAAAAGCCCTGGCGAGGACTAA